Within uncultured Methanoregula sp., the genomic segment CGGTAGAGAAAGGGCGCCTTGCCGGCAAACAGGAATACTCCTTTGATCTCCACGAGGATTTCTTCGAGGAGTTCCTGGTCCAGTATTATACCGAACGCATGCCTCCTGCCGAACTGATCCTTCCCCACGAGATCGATGGCGCCCTTGCCGAATACCTTGCGGAGCGCAAAGGCAGGCTCGTAACGATCACGGTTCCGAAGATCGGGGAGAAGAAGAAGCTCCTCTCGCTTGTCGAGAAGAATATCGAGCACGCGTTCCTGAAAAACGATCTGAAGATGAACGATCTCCAGTCGAATCTCGGCCTTGCCGGTTTACCCGAGGTGATCGAATGCTTCGATATCTCCCATATCTCCGGCACTGCCATGGTGGGATCCATGGTCCAGTTCCGCGGCGGGGTGCCGGACAAGAAGAATTACCGCCGGTTCAAGATCAAGACCGTGGAGGGCATTGACGATTTTGCTTCGATCGCGGAGGTTGTGACACGGCGGTACCGCAGGCTTGTCGAGGAAGACGGGGATCTTCCCGACCTCATCCTCATCGATGGCGGGAAAGGCCAGTTATCCGCTGCCGCCGCGGCGCTTGAGAACCTGGGCGTGGAAGTACCGGTCATTGCGATCGCAAAACGGGAAGAGGACATTTACGTCCCCGGTGAGATGCTCCCGCGCAAGCTGGACCCCAAGGGAATGGCCCTCCATTATCTCCAGGAGATCCGGAATGAGGCGCACCGGTTCGCGATTGCCTATAACCGCCTGCTCCGGAAGAAAAAACTCCTCAAGTGATCTGATCCGGTGGCGGTCCTTCGTCCCGGTGTTCGGGAGCCGCCGGGCTTTCCTGTTCGTCCTCGAAGAGGTGGCTGACCCCCAGCACACGGTTGATCCAGCGGCATTCTTCAAAGAGCTGGAATACGAGGAACAGCACGAGGGTGATGGGGATAGCAAAGAGCATGCCGATCAGGCCGAAGAGCCATCCCCAGAAGATCACGGAAGTGATGACAATGAGGGCCGGGATCTCAAATTTCTTCGCTGCAAGGAATGAATAGACCGGGTTTTCGACAACAAGGTTCAGCACGCAGATCGCGGCAATAACGGCAACTGCTCCCCACACGCCGAACTGGAGCCATGCGAAAAAGATCGCCGGAACTGCCGCTATGATGAGGCCGATATACGGGATATACCCGAGGAGGAATGTCAGGATCCCCCACAGGACTGCTGCATGCACGCCCATGATGCTGAGAAATCCCCCGAAAAGCACGCCGTGAATAAAATTGGTTTCCGTCCTCACCACGATGAAATCCATGACGTACCCTGCCATGCGCGAGACCTGCTTTATCGTCCCGGCGTTTTTCCCGCCAAGCTTCCCGAACCGGGCGCTCAGGTGCGGGGCTTCAAGCAGCAGGAAGAACGTTGTTACTGCCACAAAGAAGAGGAAGATGATGGCATCGGTTATGCCCATGACCGAGGAAACCCCCAGCGAGATGATACTCTCAAGGTTTAATGAGGGTAACGTGAGCTTGTCGCTGGTGATACCGATCGTCTGGAGGAGGCTGGTTATCCCTGAAAGCCTCATGTCGAGCTCTTTCTGGTATAACGGGATATCGGAAATAAGGGTATTGACCGACAGGACGGTCAGCAGGATAAATGCGAGAATCACCAGGCATGCCACGACCGTGATGATCGCGACTGCAACGATATCGGAGAGTCCCTTTTTCTTGAGCCAGTCCACACTTGGGAGTGCGAGCAGCGTGATAAAGACAGACGTCAGGAAGATCGTGACCACAAACGTCATCGTCTTCACGGCAATGATGATGAAAAAAACAAGTGCGATTGCCAGGAGCGCTCGCTCGATCCGCGACAGTTCTGCGGGAAACATGATCATCTCTCTATCTGTTGAGCCAAGATACAAAGATTGGCTTTGTTGATGCAACCTTCTCCGGGAACTATAGTGATAAACCGGGCCGCTACTGGTGTGACCTGTCTGTTCCCGCAGTGGAACAATTCATGGCCCGGGATCGCCGGAAATGCGTTTTCGGCGAGAAGGCCGGGGGCTCCTCACTCTTCCCGATCCTGGTAACCTGCGGCCCAGTACATCAGTCTCATGAGGTCCATAAACGGTTTTTTCTCGGTACCTCTTCTCGTGATGAACCCGTAGGCATCGTTCTGGTAGGCCTCGTTTTTCACCACATCCGAATCGTCATCGGTAAAAAAGATGAACGGGACCCGGATGTTCTGTTCCCGCAGCGACCGCAGCAGCTCGATTCCGCTCATCCCGGGCATACGGGAATCCGATACGATGACGTCGGCGTTGTTGGTAAAGAGCCAGACCTGCGCTGCTTCACCGGATTCGGCCAGGTGGATTTTAAATGAACCGGTATTCTCGCAAATGTCGGATATATAGGAGCTCCGGGCCGGATCCGCATCAACAACCAGGGCTGAGATCATGGGGCAGCCTCAGGAATTTCCATCCCCCCGGGCAGCCTGGTTGCAGTAACGATTCTTCCGGTCATGTCATGATCCTCAACGTGACCCGGCCCGTGCGGGGTGAAAAGCGCCGGATGATCCGGTTGTGCATCCGGCGGTTCTCCAACCGCCTGTGCCGGGGAAACGAAAATAGAAATGATAGCGATGACGATCAGGCAGAGGTACAGCAGCAGGTTGTGGCGTTCCTTTATTCGCCGGAACGCGGGAGGGCGGTTTATTGTTTTTTCATTGGCACCCTGCGGATTCACTGCCTGTCCCCTCCAATATTCTCTGGATCTAAATCATTTACATTAATTTATTATAAATATTTCCTTTATAGACAATACAATTGTATAATAACCAATCCTGGTACGATTCAGCAAATACAAAAAAACGGGAAATTATTGGAGGCGGTTCTGGATAATCCCGGATTATCCGGTGAACCAAAGAGTCCTGAAACGATGAAACCTGAAAAAAAGTAAAAAGGAACCGGGCTGGAAAATTATGAAATGAGCTGCTGGAGCGATGCGATGCGATCCCGGAGGGCGCGTTCCCGTTCAGCCGATTCTGTTACATCTGTCATGGTAACATACGTGCTGATCTTCTCTCCCTGTGCCGCTGCAGTGACGCGACCCAGGATACAACGCCGTGTTCCGTCTTTCCGGTTGATCCAGAACGTAATCTCATTCTGGCCCCGGGAATCGGGATGTGTATTCTGTATAATTTCTTCCATCTTCATCTTGTCTTCGGGAGAGACAAGATCTGCGGATCCCATCTTGATGAGATCTTCAGTGGAATAGCCGCTGATCTCGGAAACCCTCCGGTTCGCATAGATAAACTCCCCGTTTTCAACAATGATGAGCCCGTCCTGGATATTCTCGGCCATCATCCTGAACCGCTCTTCGCTTTCCCGCAACCGGACTTCCTGCCGTTTCGATTCGGTCATGTCGGTAAAAATTACGAAATTATACTTGGTATCCTGGTGCCGGACAGAACTGACGCGGGCGGATACGAATCTCCGCTCGCCATCCTTCCTGATGATCCAGACCTGAATTTCTCCCGGTTTTTCAGGATTGTTTTCAAGATCCTTCACTTGCTGGGTCATTATGTCGTGGCATTCGGGAGCGATAATTGCCATGGGATCAAGACCGAATGATTCCTCAAATGTGTACCCG encodes:
- a CDS encoding AI-2E family transporter; the protein is MIMFPAELSRIERALLAIALVFFIIIAVKTMTFVVTIFLTSVFITLLALPSVDWLKKKGLSDIVAVAIITVVACLVILAFILLTVLSVNTLISDIPLYQKELDMRLSGITSLLQTIGITSDKLTLPSLNLESIISLGVSSVMGITDAIIFLFFVAVTTFFLLLEAPHLSARFGKLGGKNAGTIKQVSRMAGYVMDFIVVRTETNFIHGVLFGGFLSIMGVHAAVLWGILTFLLGYIPYIGLIIAAVPAIFFAWLQFGVWGAVAVIAAICVLNLVVENPVYSFLAAKKFEIPALIVITSVIFWGWLFGLIGMLFAIPITLVLFLVFQLFEECRWINRVLGVSHLFEDEQESPAAPEHRDEGPPPDQIT
- a CDS encoding PAS domain S-box protein, coding for MMQDYQHELSQIKELLKKKPEGMSVTDLSKALGKNKNTVGRYLDILLISGQVDMRTYGMAKVFSLSQRVPLSALISYSNELIMVLDAESRIIQINDNFLKLLHLARDTTVGQNLAYLTPPDVDMHELLETLSEGSPGKDHTLTFRVRGKGERIFKQKSIPAVFEDGGKGRTIILEDVTEHILAERQIRESEERFRMMAENIQDGLIIMENDKNVYANRRIAEITGYTFEESFGLDPMAIIAPECHDIMTQQVKDLENNPEKPGEIQVWIIRKDGERRFVSARVSSVRHQDTKYNFVIFTDMTESKRQEVRLRESEERFRMMAENIQDGLIIVENGEFIYANRRVSEISGYSTEDLIKMGSADLVSPEDKMKMEEIIQNTHPDSRGQNEITFWINRKDGTRRCILGRVTAAAQGEKISTYVTMTDVTESAERERALRDRIASLQQLIS
- the uvrC gene encoding excinuclease ABC subunit UvrC, translating into MFDTATLPGSPGCYQFLDHAGTIIYVGKAKNLKKRVSSYFQKKDHDPKTLKLVESIASVSVFVTNTETEAFLLENNLIKKYQPKYNIDLKDAKRYAYIEITRDLYPRIGIARRTSKEEGTYFGPFVSGAERDAVLKVIKRIFLLRSCRKLPKRACLRHHMHTCSAPCIGNVGEEEYRESVNRAMALLRGKSSELLVTLRSEMTALSARQEYEKALAVRNQIAAIEHLAERQHVEQIRETDQDVIAYTVAGPLVYLMVFSVEKGRLAGKQEYSFDLHEDFFEEFLVQYYTERMPPAELILPHEIDGALAEYLAERKGRLVTITVPKIGEKKKLLSLVEKNIEHAFLKNDLKMNDLQSNLGLAGLPEVIECFDISHISGTAMVGSMVQFRGGVPDKKNYRRFKIKTVEGIDDFASIAEVVTRRYRRLVEEDGDLPDLILIDGGKGQLSAAAAALENLGVEVPVIAIAKREEDIYVPGEMLPRKLDPKGMALHYLQEIRNEAHRFAIAYNRLLRKKKLLK
- a CDS encoding response regulator — encoded protein: MISALVVDADPARSSYISDICENTGSFKIHLAESGEAAQVWLFTNNADVIVSDSRMPGMSGIELLRSLREQNIRVPFIFFTDDDSDVVKNEAYQNDAYGFITRRGTEKKPFMDLMRLMYWAAGYQDREE